In Mytilus edulis chromosome 6, xbMytEdul2.2, whole genome shotgun sequence, the following proteins share a genomic window:
- the LOC139527488 gene encoding arginine/serine-rich coiled-coil protein 2-like isoform X2, with the protein MEMLASYDEDSEPMQSLSENNNGDDEQNSNLEDEYSMFEKMISGDQPKTENQSATMVTETDHVTNESGSKNKEDTGTGRCSLAESVKKIMEQNSEVGEVNEDQRSKSGSSDSGSSRESSKSRSPSSSPERKSKERKISTNSAENEPEKPSDKETRESPSKRKRSHSRSPSHKHRSRSPSHKHRSDHHHKSSRRRSKSRDKRKEKRPSRSHRHKRSRSRDHKHRKGHSSHDKKRSGSKDRHRKHKKSRSRSRDRHSRKNKSPHRRHHRSPDRHRSPDRHRSPDRHRSPDRHRSPAHRRSRSPDRKARRSPTTCNKPFTFKDQMRQQLLKASKILQNNEGIDGKELELPKEKPSNLPLNSKDVFSQISAGSGVTPQMALLQTMATMHQKAQEMTGIAVPKYYNPAAVNPLKYAEQVQKRKLLWSKAKDHKEDKEKEWKTSAALASNSDDKTKAKFCKLMGMKGGEEEEGDNSENVEEKKKQHDELFSRLDKDYEFARMTTHTQRGVGLGFSSQQQQYPVQHP; encoded by the exons AACTCAAATTTGGAAGATGAGTACAGTATGTTTGAGAAAATGATTTCTGGGGACCAGCCTAAAACAGAGAACCAGTCAGCAACCATGGTAACAGAGACAGATCATGTGACCAATGAATCAGGCAGCAAAAACAAGGAAGATACAG GCACTGGTAGATGTTCATTAGCAGAAAGTGTGAAAAAGATCATGGAACAAAATTCTGAG GTTGGTGAGGTGAATGAAGATCAAAGGTCAAAGTCAGGGTCATCTGATTCTGGGTCATCCAGGGAAAGTTCAAAATCCAGGTCACCATCATCTTCACCTGAGCGGAaatcaaaagaaaggaaaatatcAACAAACTCAGCAGAAAATGAACCAGAGAAACCATCTGACAAAGAGACCAGGGAAAGTCCTTCAAAAAGGAAAAGATCTCATTCAAGGTCGCCATCACATAAGCACAGATCAAGATCCCCATCCCATAAACACAGGTCAGACCACCATCATAAGTCCAGCAGACGGCGATCTAAAAGTAGGGATAAAAGAAAG GAGAAACGTCCTTCAAGATCACATAGGCACAAAAGAAGCAGATCAAGAGACCATAAACACAGAAAGGGTCATTCTTCACACGACAAAAAAAGGAGTGGCAGTAAAGACCGTCACAGAAAACATAAGAAAAGTCGTAGTCGAAGTCGTGATAGACACTCAAGAAAAAACAAAAGTCCACACAGAAGGCATCATAGAAGTCCCGACCGCCATAGAAGTCCTGATCGCCATAGAAGTCCCGATCGACATAGAAGTCCTGATCGTCACAGAAGTCCTGCACATCGTAGGAGCAGGAGTCCTGATAGGAAAGCCAGGAGAAGTCCAACAACCTGTAATAAACCTTTTACCTTCAAGGATCAAATGAGACAACAACTTCTAAAGGCCAGTAAAATATTACAGAACAATGAAGGCATTGATGGAAAAGAACTTG aGTTACCTAAAGAAAAACCAAGCAACCTTCCATTAAATTCAAAAGATGTTTTCTCACAAATATCAGCTGGTTCAGGGGTTACACCACAGATGGCACTGCTTCAAACCATGGCAACCATGCACCAGAAG GCACAAGAAATGACTGGCATAGCTGTTCCCAAATATTACAACCCAGCTGCAGTAAATCCATTAAAATATGCAGAACAAGTACAGAAACGAAAACTTCTCTGGTCAAAAGCTAAAGACCACAAGGAG GACAAAGAAAAAGAATGGAAGACCTCAGCAGCTTTGGCATCTAATTCTGACGACAAAACCAAAGCTAAATTCTGTAAACTAATGGGAATGAAAGGTGGAGAGGAAGAAGAAGGGGACAACTCTGAGAATGTGGAGGAGAAAAAGAAACAACACGATGAACTCTTCTCTAGATTAGATAAAGACTATGAGTTTGCTCGAATGACGACTCACACACAGAGGGGAGTGGGCCTCGGGTTCTCATCACAACAACAACAGTATCCCGTGCAGCATCCATGA
- the LOC139527485 gene encoding dynein light chain Tctex-type protein 2B-like — protein MANEKLTMQALIEHDRVQPKLKATGTSNSSTLIKENASIKSGDAVPKRRRNPSSSDTKSQKSVSLAPPKTGINFFRIVAATKAWQRLAKQRAAKRSPKLTPKCENTYRLEPAEGQHFSPQKVELVMKNVIENHPGLDQYNHIRSKLLVRDLSEKINEKVKELNFPRYKLVCNVIIMEKKDQGVNIASRCIWNQETDNFASYTYKNGAAIVVAYVHGVYLE, from the exons ATGGCGAATGAGAAATTAACGATGCAGGCTTTGATCGAACATGACCGAGTACAACCGAAATTAAAAGCGACAGGAACATCAAACTCTTCTACGCTCATTAAAGAG AACGCCTCTATCAAAAGTGGCGATGCTGTTCCAAAGAGAAGAAGGAATCCGTCATCAAGTGATACAAAATCTCAGAAATCAGTTTCCCTGGCACCGCCAAAGACGGGTATAAATTTCTTTCGAATAGTGGCTGCAACCAAAGCATGGCAAAGACTGGCAAAACAGAGAGCAGCCAAAAGGTCTCCGAAACTAACACCGAAATGCGAAAATACGTACAGACTAGAACCGGCGGAAGGCCAACACTTCTCTCCGCAGAAAGTAGAACTTGTCATGAAAAACGTGATTGAAAACCACCCAGGACTAGATCAGTATAACCATATCCGTAGTAAACTCTTAGTACGAGATTTATCCGAGAAGATAAACGAGAAAGTGAAAGAACTAAATTTCCCGAGGTATAAGCTTGTGTGTAATGTTATTATCATGGAGAAAAAAGATCAGGGAGTAAATATCGCTAGCAGGTGTATATGGAACCAAGAAACAGACAATTTCGCATCTTACACGTATAAGAATGGTGCAGCGATAGTTGTGGCCTATGTTCATGGTGTATATCTGGAATAA
- the LOC139527488 gene encoding arginine/serine-rich coiled-coil protein 2-like isoform X1 encodes MEMLASYDEDSEPMQSLSENNNGDDEQNSNLEDEYSMFEKMISGDQPKTENQSATMVTETDHVTNESGSKNKEDTGQKGTGRCSLAESVKKIMEQNSEVGEVNEDQRSKSGSSDSGSSRESSKSRSPSSSPERKSKERKISTNSAENEPEKPSDKETRESPSKRKRSHSRSPSHKHRSRSPSHKHRSDHHHKSSRRRSKSRDKRKEKRPSRSHRHKRSRSRDHKHRKGHSSHDKKRSGSKDRHRKHKKSRSRSRDRHSRKNKSPHRRHHRSPDRHRSPDRHRSPDRHRSPDRHRSPAHRRSRSPDRKARRSPTTCNKPFTFKDQMRQQLLKASKILQNNEGIDGKELELPKEKPSNLPLNSKDVFSQISAGSGVTPQMALLQTMATMHQKAQEMTGIAVPKYYNPAAVNPLKYAEQVQKRKLLWSKAKDHKEDKEKEWKTSAALASNSDDKTKAKFCKLMGMKGGEEEEGDNSENVEEKKKQHDELFSRLDKDYEFARMTTHTQRGVGLGFSSQQQQYPVQHP; translated from the exons AACTCAAATTTGGAAGATGAGTACAGTATGTTTGAGAAAATGATTTCTGGGGACCAGCCTAAAACAGAGAACCAGTCAGCAACCATGGTAACAGAGACAGATCATGTGACCAATGAATCAGGCAGCAAAAACAAGGAAGATACAGGTCAGAAAG GCACTGGTAGATGTTCATTAGCAGAAAGTGTGAAAAAGATCATGGAACAAAATTCTGAG GTTGGTGAGGTGAATGAAGATCAAAGGTCAAAGTCAGGGTCATCTGATTCTGGGTCATCCAGGGAAAGTTCAAAATCCAGGTCACCATCATCTTCACCTGAGCGGAaatcaaaagaaaggaaaatatcAACAAACTCAGCAGAAAATGAACCAGAGAAACCATCTGACAAAGAGACCAGGGAAAGTCCTTCAAAAAGGAAAAGATCTCATTCAAGGTCGCCATCACATAAGCACAGATCAAGATCCCCATCCCATAAACACAGGTCAGACCACCATCATAAGTCCAGCAGACGGCGATCTAAAAGTAGGGATAAAAGAAAG GAGAAACGTCCTTCAAGATCACATAGGCACAAAAGAAGCAGATCAAGAGACCATAAACACAGAAAGGGTCATTCTTCACACGACAAAAAAAGGAGTGGCAGTAAAGACCGTCACAGAAAACATAAGAAAAGTCGTAGTCGAAGTCGTGATAGACACTCAAGAAAAAACAAAAGTCCACACAGAAGGCATCATAGAAGTCCCGACCGCCATAGAAGTCCTGATCGCCATAGAAGTCCCGATCGACATAGAAGTCCTGATCGTCACAGAAGTCCTGCACATCGTAGGAGCAGGAGTCCTGATAGGAAAGCCAGGAGAAGTCCAACAACCTGTAATAAACCTTTTACCTTCAAGGATCAAATGAGACAACAACTTCTAAAGGCCAGTAAAATATTACAGAACAATGAAGGCATTGATGGAAAAGAACTTG aGTTACCTAAAGAAAAACCAAGCAACCTTCCATTAAATTCAAAAGATGTTTTCTCACAAATATCAGCTGGTTCAGGGGTTACACCACAGATGGCACTGCTTCAAACCATGGCAACCATGCACCAGAAG GCACAAGAAATGACTGGCATAGCTGTTCCCAAATATTACAACCCAGCTGCAGTAAATCCATTAAAATATGCAGAACAAGTACAGAAACGAAAACTTCTCTGGTCAAAAGCTAAAGACCACAAGGAG GACAAAGAAAAAGAATGGAAGACCTCAGCAGCTTTGGCATCTAATTCTGACGACAAAACCAAAGCTAAATTCTGTAAACTAATGGGAATGAAAGGTGGAGAGGAAGAAGAAGGGGACAACTCTGAGAATGTGGAGGAGAAAAAGAAACAACACGATGAACTCTTCTCTAGATTAGATAAAGACTATGAGTTTGCTCGAATGACGACTCACACACAGAGGGGAGTGGGCCTCGGGTTCTCATCACAACAACAACAGTATCCCGTGCAGCATCCATGA